The genome window GCTACCATCAGCAACTTTGGGTGATCAGATCCCATACCAGATTCTTTTTTATAAAACACCACAATATCAGCACCTTAAAGTGTTTGGGTGCCTGGCATTTGCCTCCATTCCCAGCTGCCAAAGAGACAAATTCTCACCAAGGGCTAGGAAGTGTGTATTCCTAGGATTTGCTAATGGTGTAAAGGGCTACAAACTACTTGATGTTCAGACTAAAGAGGTTTTTTTTTGTCTAGAGATGTCTCTTTCTATGAAGGTACATTCCCATATCAGCATTCACAAGATAAGCAGCCTTCCAACTTGGTTCTGCCTTCTGAGGGTATGTCATGTTTAACCTATGATGAAGCCATCCCTCTACCTACCCATGAGGCTCTACCTGACTTGCTGGAAATCCCAGCAGTTACTCCAGTACAGAACAATGAACCTGTTGATACAGAAGCATCACCACCACCAGAACCAAGAAGATCAACAAGAGTGAGAACAAAGCCTGCCTATCTTGATGACTACACTTGTCAGAGTACCATCAAAAGGACATCTCCTCATGATATTTCTAAATTCATGTCTTATGAGAGTCTTTCACAAGCCTACAAGGTCTTTGCTGTCAATGCCCTAAATGCCAAAGAACCAAAGACCTACAATGAGGCCATCAAAGAGGAGTGTCGGAAAAAGGCAATGGAATCAGAAATCACTGTCCTACAAGCTAACAATACTTGGATTCTCACTGATCTACCACCCTCCAAGGTGCCAATAGGATGCAAATGGGTGTTCAAAACCAAGCTTAAGGCTGATGGAACTATTGAAAGACACAAGGCTAGACTTGTGGCCAAAGGTTACACTCAAACCCCAGGCCTGGACTACCTAGACACATTTAGTCCTGTGGCAAAGATAACCACTATCAGAGTTTTACTTGCTGTGGCTGCAATCAAAGGATGGGCACTTCACCAGCTAGATGTGAACAATGCTTTCCTACATGGGGATCTAAATGAGGAAGTATACATGACATTACCTCCTGGTTTCACATCTCCCAAACCTGGTCAAGTGTGCAAGCTAGTCAAATCTCTTTATGGACTCAAACAAGCCAGCAGGTAGTGGAATGTCAAGCTTACCCAAGAACTTCTGAGCATGGGTTTCAAACAGGCTATATCTGATTCTTCCTTATTCACAAGGAGCAAAGGTAATGAATTTGTGGCTTTACTtgtatatgttgatgatatagtAATTGCCAGTCCAGATTTAAGCCAAGTACATCAAATTAAGAAGCATTTGGATGCTGTTTTTCATATCAAAGACCTAGGTCCtctgaaattttttttgggaTTGGAGGTGGCCAGAAGCAGTAAAGGCATTAGTGTAACTCAAAGAAAATACACTTTGGAATTACTTGAAGAAAGTGGTTTTTTACACTGTAAGCCAGCTAAAACACCTATGACAACAGCAACCAGACTCAGTAGGACTACTGGTAACACTCTTGACAACATTACTCAATATAGGAGGCTTGTGGGAAAATTATTATATCTTACAATAACAAGACCAGATATAAGCTATGCTACACAACAGTTATCTCAATTCCTAGATTGCCCTACTGATATTCATCTACAGGTAGCACACAGGGTCCTAAGATATGTCAAAGCAACTCCCGGGCAGGACCTTTTCTTCTCAGCATCTTCAAAACTACAAATCAAAGGCTTCActgattctgattgggctgCTTGTCCAGATACTAGAAGATCTGTTACTGGTTTTTGCATGTTTCTGGACAATACCTTGGTGTCTTGGAAGTCAAAGAAGCAACACACCATCTCCAGAAGCTCATCTGAAGTTGAATATAAGGCCCTTGCAGCAGCAGCATGTGAGATACAATGGTTGGTTTACCTGCTACAAGATCTAGAAGTAAATGTTGATTCCTCAACCATGCTGTACTGTGATAGCAAATCTGCCATTGCAATAGCAGAAAATCCAGTCTTCCATGAGAGGACAAAGCACATCGAGATAGATTGCCACCTTGTAAGGGAGAAGCTACAAAAACAAGTGTTGAAATTGTTGCATGTCACTACCACCAATCAGCTTGCAGATGTTTTCACAAAACCCCTGGCTGCTAATACCTTCTGTAGTTTCATTTCCAAGCTGGGTCTACACTGCTTGTACACTCCAGCTTGCGGGAGGGTGTCAACAGAGGACACTCAAACCCCTTCACCACCCAACTCAACTGCTCTAACCAAATCTACAACTGATATCTGTTAGATTAGTTTTAGAGTTAGTTATGTTAGTCTTGAGTTTAAATACTCCCCTTCTTCTCCCTGTTGAAACTGTTAATTCAATTGTAAAGAAACACTTCATTGTGTTGAGAGCTGAACCATTATGATACAGAATACTCAATGAACCAGAGTTCTCATCTCTGATTTTCTTCCCAAATTTCTCTGCTGCTACACATTTCTCCACAGACTAGAGTTTTACAAGTTATATATGGAGGAGAGAGGCGCAAATGAGCAGCAGCGGTCGCCGCCGATTCCGGCGGAGTTCATGGGAACATGCACCGGCAACTTGCTTCAGGCGACGTTGATTATGTTGGCGTGGCTTGGCGTTCCTCACTCTATCGTTGTCATCGTCTTTGCTTCATTCATCTTCCTTTCCTTCATCAACGCCATGATGTATGTATaactctcctctctctctctctctctatatatatatataactgcaTTGTACGTGAtttgtggatgattgcaatatCTATATATGTGTTTATGGTGTTCAACTGGACTTTGATTTTGAATTTCAGGGTAATTGGATTGTTGTTCCTATTGATTTTCATTCCGATTGATCAAAACAGTAAATGGGGCATTAGAATAGCCAGGTTCACTTTTCATCACTTCATAACATTACtacagttttttgttttttatttttctgaattcgcattaaaaaaaataaaaaaaaaaaaaaaaaaaaaaaaaaaaaaaaaaaaaagacaaaaagaagaagacattattcaagattttttgttttgtgagATTCAGCTGTATTTGTACGCAAGCTTCCGGTTACTTCCCGATGCATTTGCACGTGGAGGACATCAGAGCCTTTGATCCTAATCACGCATATAGTAAGTTACGAAAATTATCTGGACCTCTCAGTGTAATGTTATGAAAATTTGATTAgtttatgaattaattttaataaattctaatttattttttgagaatTAACTACTTAACTATAGGTgttgtttttaaattaatggTCTGTTACGGAGATAACAATAcgatattaatatgtattaatataatttgaacGTTCAACTATATTACAGTGATCTATTTTATTCTTGAGAGACTGAAGCTACAACGCTTTTAGCACCTCTTAGTGCCAAAAAGGATTTAAAGCATACCCAATAAATGTTGTAAAGACCTACCAACCCATGGATTTAGGTTGTCATTCTGCATTAATGGCAGTTGCGATTTTTGCTTGAGTTAGTAGGGAAGGAAGAGAGCTAGCTGTTAGAAGGGTCAAGAGTGTGACTTAGTAGGCCAGACATGACGTATTGGCATTTAGTTTTGATATTGACTTAGTCTAGTTAGTCGAGTTCAACatctgctcgattcgagacgtagTGCTGTGGCTTAGATGCATTAAATGGTCAGCAATTGATTTTAAATAAGATGTGGCAATGAGATAGTCAAAGAACTATGTGCTTAAACGTGCTTGACTTATTGTCAattgagaatattttttttcattcttttgtttCCCTTTGAGCCCTTTTGGTACCTCTAAACTAACCTACAGGTAAAAGAGGAATAACAAAAATTCCTTACATTTCTTCCGAGTTATGACTGAACTTATTGTTCTTCTTCCTCCCAGTTTTTGGTTATGAACCACATTCAATTTGGCCAGTTGGAATTGTTATGCTTTGTGCCCTTACTGGTTTCATGCCTCTACCCAAAATCAAAGGTCTCTGTAGCAGTGCTGTAAGAAATTCTTCCCACTGATCAAGTAGTTTCATAGTTGTTCATGGTTGATCGACTCACTTGTTGATTTTAATAGATTTTCCGAAAATATGCAGGTGTTTAATACAACAGTGATGAGGCATATATGGACTTGGTTGGGAATGTCAGCTGCAACAAAGCAAAACTTCAAGTCCCTGCTGTCATCTGGGCATAGCTGCATCATTGTGCCTGGTGGAACTCAGGAAACATTTTATATGGAGCATGATTGTGaggtttgattttctttttttttctttagccGGCTCAAAGCAAGAAGGGGTGCCGCTTCTGTTAGGAGTCAAACTTGTATTACCAAATTAACAATCTGACCAACTTAGCTGAGGATAATGCTTTCAATCTGTTATAACCAAACATACTTTATCATAGACTCTGTTCCTGAAATCAAGAAAAGGATTTGTGCGGATTTCTATGGAGATGGGCACTCCACTGGTTCCAGTTTTCTGCTTTGGCCAGGTGATACTGTCTCTGATTGTGTGTAGTTTGTATCCCAACTTCATGCCACAAATGGGTTTATTGTCAAAAGTGTGCCAAAGCCCGGGCTGGCTCATCCCGCTCCACAGTGGGACAGGttaaggctacaaaaaatatgGCCCGCGAAAGAACGGACCTAACGGGCTCACTGTTAGACTTGTGGgtcaaaaaaaacattttttaagaaaaataatatatatatattcaaaaaaaaacctGTGGGGCAGGCTAAGGTTGCATGAACCCTAGTTCGTGGGTCTAGTGGGTCGGTGGGTTGGTCAACAAAAACTCGCTAGAAATTAAGTCCGCGGTGGGACGAGCTTAATGGGGCAAGTCGATCCGCTTTGACAGTACCTTTAGCAGTTTATGTAACTTGATTTTTTGTGTGAAATCTGCAGTCCAATGTGTACAAGTGGTGGAAACCAAGCAGCAaactttacttgaaattttCTCGAGCTATTAAGTTCACGCCAACTCTCTTCTGGGGTTACATGGGGCAAGTGAAGAACCCTTTTCAACGACTACTACTATATTATATACTCCCTTTGCAGTTTGCAGGCTTGAAAGAAGAACTAAGAAAATGTTGGCTCTTTGCAGGTCTTTTATACCGTTTCAACATCCAATTCATGTTGTGGTTGGTAGACCAATAGAAGTAGAGAAGAACACACAACCCACTGCACAAGAGGTAAGCATTGTTATCATCCTTGAACCACATAATTGTCATCAAATCTctctgtttttcaattttcataattgaattTACACTTGAATTGAATGGAAGCTTGAAGCACTACACAGTCGGTTTATAGAAGCCCTGCAACAACTCTTTGAAAAGCACAAAATGAGGCTTGGTTATACTCATCTCAACTTGAAAATTCTTTAAGGCATCCCTTATCAGCCCCCAGTTTGTCAGATTTCAAGAGCAGCAGGCTAGGGATGAAGATGACAAGCCCAGAATGCTATAATGGCAGACCTGCTAGGATATaaggcaatcattattgcatggaccatggttcacacaactgtgtggaccaaaaatataaagtacattatttttgtactgaaggtacattatttttgtactgtagatacattattttagggtacattatttttgtactgaaggtacattatttaatatatactgtcaaataatgtacctacaatacaaaaataatgtaccttcagtataaaaataatgtactttttatttttggtccatgcaataattgaGGGTAGGCCCAAATTGTTATGGTGTTGGTCCAAGATGAGGGgcaaattatggtccacacaacttgTGTGGATCACggtacaaaataatgttgttGAATTTTCTGAGTtgaaataatattcattatgtgttagaattaTATGcattgtgttaaaataatgtactttatatattagaataatgtacattatgtgttagaataatgaaacttttagagtaagataatgtactttattatttagaataatgtacattatgagttataaaaatgtatgttgcagTGGGTCgcatgaaaagaaaaaaattatgcgAAACGACGTTATTTttggattatggtccacacagctgtatggacACGATCCACGCAATAACTATTGAAGATGAGGAGGCCAATGAGAGGAAAATTATATTGCAAAGTATGATCCAAATTGTAAAGTAAATTAttgataaatgttcatttttaatgtattataagCTTATTTTTAGGTATACTTAAAATGAACTTGCAatgcattaaaaatgaacatgtaatatattaaaaataaactttcagtATACTAAAATGAATttatgttgagcatataatatataaacataaatgtgcaatccaactattaggttatacttttagttgagatggaacacatacttcaatttggtatcagagccaaccaCATGTCAAAGGTCATGGATTCATCGGCTCGCACACGTGAGGGGACGTGTTGActattgagcatataatatataaacataaatgtgtaatccaacTACTAACTTAATTAGGCTTTTAgtacttttagttgagatgaaacacgcttcaattatttatatgtttatttatatgttattgaTCCATTTTGCAACGTCGATCAGAGTTAACTGTATAATGATTGAGTAATTCATAAGCCAAGAAGcagttgaagacttgaagctAAGATTAGTGTAAATGGAAAACTGTCCTCTACTTCTGAGTGGAAAATTGGTGTACTCTTTTTCCATTGTAAGCATTCTTTAGTCAAATGTTTAcagactttattatcttttaattataataatttatattatatattatataaataaataaataatggaaACAGACAAAAGCAAGCAAAGAAACTAATAACAATGGACTGCCAATGTTAGACATCTTTCTCTAATGAGGACCATGCATGCTTTTCTTCTTACATAATCTCAATCCTCTGTCCCGGTAAATTTACCGGGTCTTTTTTCGTCCCTTTAATGGTTCGGGTCCATCCatgttcgctccgagaggctcTTGGGAATCGTTACTTGTGGaaattgaacccgagttcttTCAAATTTCTTCCACACAAAAATAGCtcacttaccacttgagctaccccattgagtTCTATTCCTCATTATATTTGACGCCAATCTTAAACATACCCTAAATTAGAC of Ipomoea triloba cultivar NCNSP0323 chromosome 3, ASM357664v1 contains these proteins:
- the LOC116012286 gene encoding diacylglycerol O-acyltransferase 2D-like, with protein sequence MEERGANEQQRSPPIPAEFMGTCTGNLLQATLIMLAWLGVPHSIVVIVFASFIFLSFINAMMVIGLLFLLIFIPIDQNSKWGIRIARLFFFLPVFGYEPHSIWPVGIVMLCALTGFMPLPKIKGLCSSAVFNTTVMRHIWTWLGMSAATKQNFKSLLSSGHSCIIVPGGTQETFYMEHDCETLFLKSRKGFVRISMEMGTPLVPVFCFGQSNVYKWWKPSSKLYLKFSRAIKFTPTLFWGYMGSFIPFQHPIHVVVGRPIEVEKNTQPTAQELEALHSRFIEALQQLFEKHKMRLGYTHLNLKIL
- the LOC116012283 gene encoding uncharacterized protein LOC116012283, which encodes MGFKQAISDSSLFTRSKGNEFVALLVYVDDIVIASPDLSQVHQIKKHLDAVFHIKDLGPLKFFLGLEVARSSKGISVTQRKYTLELLEESGFLHCKPAKTPMTTATRLSRTTGNTLDNITQYRRLVGKLLYLTITRPDISYATQQLSQFLDCPTDIHLQVAHRVLRYVKATPGQDLFFSASSKLQIKGFTDSDWAACPDTRRSVTGFCMFLDNTLVSWKSKKQHTISRSSSEVEYKALAAAACEIQWLVYLLQDLEVNVDSSTMLYCDSKSAIAIAENPVFHERTKHIEIDCHLVREKLQKQVLKLLHVTTTNQLADVFTKPLAANTFCSFISKLGLHCLYTPACGRVSTEDTQTPSPPNSTALTKSTTDIC